The nucleotide window ATTCTTGGATGCCAGGGCAAAATAAATATCGTGAGACTCACAGTGCTGACCTTACAGGAAATTTTCAATCAAGAAGATTGAATACTCGCGTTAGACGCGCAGATGGAAAGATAGAACCTGTTCATATGAATGATGCAACTGCAATTGCTATAGGAAGAATGCTGATTGCTATAATTGAAAACTATCAACAAGAGGATGGTTCTGTAAAAATTCCAGAAGTACTTAGACCATATTTAGGTAATAGAGAGTTTATTGGAAAATAATAAGATTGTTTTTTCATGGACAATAAAAGAGTCGTACTGAAGCCATCTCATATAGCAGAGCGTGAACGGAGGGCCAAAAGACGCCGTGTGTATTTTTTTGTGGCCACTATATTAGTGCTTTTAGGTATATTGTCTTTTGCTTCACACTTGCGTTCGATAAATATATCAAATGTAATAGTAGAAGGTAATCGCATAAGCAGTGTTCGGGATATAACAAAATCTGCAAACAAAACTATAGAAGGTAATTATTTTTTTATATTCTCTAAATCTAATATTTTTATATTTTCTAAATCGAGTATAGAAAAGGATTTATTGAACGAATATCCTAGACTTGAATCAGTTTCAGTATCGAGACTCGGATTCAACGGCATAAAGATAGTTGTAAAAGAGCGTGAAGGTCAGTATCTGTGGTGCGGATATTTGAATGAAGAATTTAATATAAATTCTGAATCGGCTTGTTATTTTACTGATGAGGAGGGTTATATATTTGGTACATCTCCGTATTTTTCTGGAGATGCATATTTTAAGTTTTATGGATCTGAAACGATAAATCGCACACTTAGTCCAATTGGTCAAAACGTAACTGACAAAGCAAGATTTATTGAGCTTATTCGACTAGTCTACGGACTAGAAGGTTTGGATATTGTTCCTGAGTCTATAAAAATACAAGACAATGGTGAATATCGTATTGTTTTAACAAAGACAGATAATAATCAGACTAATAAATCATTTATTCTATTTTCACGAGAAAACAATTTAGAAGAATCTTTGGATAATTTAGCTATCGCGCTATCATCGGTTGATTTCAAGAAGCAATTTGACGAAGAGCGTTCAAACTTGCTATACATAGACTTACGATTTAAAGACAAGGTCTATTATAAATTTATGCCGAAGACAGCAAACTTTTAAATGAACAGTAAGGATATTGAAAACAAAGGAAATTTTTGGAAAGGTTTGAATAAACCCTTTTTTTGTCTTGCCCCAATGGCTGATGTTACTGATATTGCATTTAGGACAATAATTTCTAAATACAGTAGGCATGGACAGGTTGGAGGTGGACCTGATGTATTTTGGACAGAGTTTGTTTCTGCTGATGGACTTATGAGCGAAGGTAGAGATGCTCTAAAAGTAGATTTAAAATATGGGACAGGTGAGCACCCTATAGTTGCGCAAATATTTGGATCGAATTTAGAAAATATGTATGGAGCTAGTAAACTTTGCGCGACTTTGGGTTTTGATGGTGTTGATATAAATATGGGATGCCCAGATAGATCTATAGAGAAACAAGGTGCAGGCGCAAGTCATATAAAAGATCCCGAACATGCAGTAGAGGTAATACGCGCAGTAAAGCGAGGGATAAAAGATAGCGGCAGAGATATTCCTGTTTCTGTAAAAACTCGAATTGGTTATAACAAGAATAGTATAAATGAATGGATACCAAAACTTTTAGGAGAAAACTTGGCTGCACTTACGATACATGCCAGAACCAGAAAAGAAATGTCGCTTGTGCCTGCGCGATGGGAACATGTGCGTGAAGTTGTTGAGATTAGAGATAGGATGGGAGTAGATACACTCATAATAGGCAATGGTGATTTGCAAAATCTAGACATGGCGAAAGAGAAGGTAAGTGTGTCGCATGCAGATGGTGCAATGCTTGGTAGAGCTATATTCGGAAACCCGTGGCTTTTTGATTCTAATAAAAAAGAAGTTTCTCTAAAAGAGAAACTTGAAGTTATGTGTGAACATACAGAACTTTTTGAGCGGGAGCTCGGTGGATTGAAAAATTTTGCGATTATGAAGAAGCATTATAAGGCTTATGTTAATGGCTTTGATGGAGCCAAGGAACTCCGAGTTAGACTTATGGAAGATGCGACCACGGCAAAAGAGGTAAGGGAAATTGTGGAAAACTTCCTTGCAGGTTATAGAAATCTGCTATAATCATATCAATGTGCTATAAGACTAATCAAAAATGTTTTTGTCGACCGTTTTTGGTTTTTCGCAAAAATGCCTTTCTGTAAAAACAGAAAGGCATTTTTGTTTTATAAATTTATTAGAAAATAATATGGTAAAAAATCACAATGGTATCGAAGATACTAAAAGTTTTAGTGCGGTCGTAAATAGTTTACGATCATTTTTTATAAGTAGGGGATTTTTAGAAGTTCACACCCAAGACAGACTTTCAATTCTTGCAGCTTGTGAAGATCCTTCTACTGTCGCTACGTACAATTACTTGGGCGATGTGTGGCCACTGCCACAGACAGGTCAGATGTGGCTCGAATATGAA belongs to Candidatus Nomurabacteria bacterium and includes:
- a CDS encoding tRNA-dihydrouridine synthase, encoding MNSKDIENKGNFWKGLNKPFFCLAPMADVTDIAFRTIISKYSRHGQVGGGPDVFWTEFVSADGLMSEGRDALKVDLKYGTGEHPIVAQIFGSNLENMYGASKLCATLGFDGVDINMGCPDRSIEKQGAGASHIKDPEHAVEVIRAVKRGIKDSGRDIPVSVKTRIGYNKNSINEWIPKLLGENLAALTIHARTRKEMSLVPARWEHVREVVEIRDRMGVDTLIIGNGDLQNLDMAKEKVSVSHADGAMLGRAIFGNPWLFDSNKKEVSLKEKLEVMCEHTELFERELGGLKNFAIMKKHYKAYVNGFDGAKELRVRLMEDATTAKEVREIVENFLAGYRNLL
- a CDS encoding FtsQ-type POTRA domain-containing protein, producing MDNKRVVLKPSHIAERERRAKRRRVYFFVATILVLLGILSFASHLRSINISNVIVEGNRISSVRDITKSANKTIEGNYFFIFSKSNIFIFSKSSIEKDLLNEYPRLESVSVSRLGFNGIKIVVKEREGQYLWCGYLNEEFNINSESACYFTDEEGYIFGTSPYFSGDAYFKFYGSETINRTLSPIGQNVTDKARFIELIRLVYGLEGLDIVPESIKIQDNGEYRIVLTKTDNNQTNKSFILFSRENNLEESLDNLAIALSSVDFKKQFDEERSNLLYIDLRFKDKVYYKFMPKTANF